AGAGTGTCCATGAACGTCTGCTGCAGGAACGTGGTGTTCTCGGAGGCGCCGGAAGCGTCGGTGCCGGCGAGTTGTTCGAGGAGGCGACGCGTTTCCTCGTTGTCCTTCCGGTTGCCGGCGCCGGGCAGCAGGCCGAAGGTCGGATGGGGATGTTCGCTGGTGAAAGACTGCGGCACGCCATTGGTGGTGATGTGCACGGCGAGCGGATCGTGGGCGTCGGCCGGAGTGCCAGCGCAGGCGTTGTCGAGGAAGCGTCCGACCCAGCCGGACGAGAGCACCTCGTTGGGGTCGCAGGCAGTCTCCCAGATCTCGGTCGAGCGGAAGTGGCTTCGGTTGGGATTCGGATAGCCGACGTTCTGGATGACGCTCAACTGACCCTCGCCAAAGAGCGCGTGCAGGGCGGTCATGGATGGATGCAGCCCGTGGGTATCGTTGAGGCGGAGGACATTCGCCTTCGGAATCCCGAGCGTTGGGCGCAGCCGGTAGTAGTCGGCGTCTTCGAATGGAATGAGTGTATTCAGACCATCGTTGCCGCCGGCGAGCTGGACCAGGACGAGGATCGAACGGTCCTTCTCCGGCGCGGGCGTCTGCGCGAGCGTGGACTGCACGAGAAACCGCGGCGCGAACTGGCTGAAAGCGAGGAGCCCCAGCCCTTTGGCGGAGAGCCCGAGAAACTCGCGCCGG
This genomic window from Opitutus sp. ER46 contains:
- a CDS encoding DUF1501 domain-containing protein; its protein translation is MPTNPSTPFLPTTRREFLGLSAKGLGLLAFSQFAPRFLVQSTLAQTPAPEKDRSILVLVQLAGGNDGLNTLIPFEDADYYRLRPTLGIPKANVLRLNDTHGLHPSMTALHALFGEGQLSVIQNVGYPNPNRSHFRSTEIWETACDPNEVLSSGWVGRFLDNACAGTPADAHDPLAVHITTNGVPQSFTSEHPHPTFGLLPGAGNRKDNEETRRLLEQLAGTDASGASENTTFLQQTFMDTLVTETKVQRVIGRYRPAHPYPGTPFAASLRNVAALIAGGLPTRVYFVSLSGFDTHSNQLTQQANLLTQLSDALAAFQRDLKAHALDQQVLTMTFSEFGRRPSENESRGTDHGTAAPLFVLGPRVQGGLQGTAPSLKLAPNQDLTFSTDFRQVYATVLDRWLGCPAQTVLGGVYQPIGFLAGARAS